The Saccharopolyspora gregorii genomic interval CTTCCTCGCGGGCAAGTCCCTCGAACCCGGAGCGGAGCACCCGTACCGCCGGGCCCTGCTCATCGGCGCCGTCTCGTTCGACCTGCTGGTGCTGGTGGTGTGGAAGTACGCGGGCTTCGCCACCGAGCAGCTGGCGACGCTGACCCGGTGGTTCGGCGGCGACTTCCCGGTGCTGCAGCTGGCGCTGCCGATCGGCATCTCCTTCTACACGTTCCACCACATCTCCTACGTGGTCGACGTGTACCGCGGCGAACGGCCCGCGCTGCGCAACCCGGTCGGCTTCGTCACCTACATCGCGATGTTCCCGCAGCTGGTGGCCGGACCGATCGTGCGCTACCGGGAGATCGCCGACCAGCTCCCGCAGCAGCGCACCCACCGGCTCGACGACGTCGCAGCCGGCTTCCCGCGGTTCGCGTGGGGGCTGACGAAGAAGGTCGTCGTCGCCGACACGCTCGCCCCGATGGTCGACGCCTGCTTCGCGACCCCGGCCGAGGACATGAGCTTCGCCGTCGCCTGGCTCGGCGCCATCGGCTACACCGTGCAGCTGTACTTCGACTTCTCCGGCTACTCCGACATGGCGATCGGGCTGGGTCGGATGCTCGGGTTCCGGCTGCCGGAGAACTTCGCCCGGCCCTACTCCTCGGTGACCGTCACCGAGTTCTGGCGGCGCTGGCACATGTCGCTGTCCCGCTGGTTCCGCGACTACGTCTACATCCCGCTCGGCGGCAACCGGCGCGGCACCGGGCGCACCTACCTGAACCTGGCGATCATCTTCGTGCTCACCGGGTTCTGGCACGGCGCGGCGTGGACCTACCTGGTGTGGGGCCTGTTCCACGGGGCGCTGCTGGTCGTGGAACGCGCCACCGGGCACGACTCGGCGCCCGCGGACCGCTGGGCGCGGCTGGGCAGGCGGGCGCTGACGCTGCTGCTGGTCGTGCTGGGCTGGGTGTTCTTCCGGGCGCCCGACCTGGGGACGGCGTTCACGATGATCGGGCACATGCTGCTGCCGGACCTGTCCGGGCTCACCGACCTCGTCGCCGCCTCCGTCACCCACCAGCGGGTGTTCTTCCTGCTGGTCGCGCTGGTCGTGGTGCTGCTGCCCGCCTCCACCGGGACCGGGGCGTTCCTGGAGTCGGTGCGCTCCCGGCAGGCGAACGCGCTGCGGGCGGCGGTGATGACGGCCGGGCTGCTGTACTCGGGCCTGCTGGTCGCGACCGGCTCGTTCAGCCCGTTCCTGTACTACCAGTTCTGAGGGGGCTTGCCCGGCTCTTCTCGCCCGGTGGCCGGGTCGCCGCGTTCTCGCCGGGAGGAACGCCGACCCGAGCTGGTGCGCGCAGCACAGCGGGCCGGCCAGGGGAAGCGGCTTCGGGTCGGCCGGTTCCGGGTCGTTGGTCCGTTGTCGCGGGGGTGGGGCGGCGGGACGATGGTCAGGGGCGATGAGGCTCGCCGGAAGTGCGGAACACGCCGCTGATGGCCTCTCCGGAACTCAGGATGCCCGCCATGTCGCACATCCACGTCCTGCTGCGTTCCTCCGCCGCCGTGTTCTTCGGCGACCGGGTGCTGCTGGTGCGCCGCCGCGAGCACGACGACCTGGTGCTGCCGGGCGGCACCCCGCGGCCGGGGGAGGACTTCCACGCCTGCGTGCGGCGCGAGCTGCGCGAGGAGACCGACATGCTGATCGACCCGGGCACCTGCGCGCTCATCGTCGAGACCGTGCGCCCCTTCGCCGAACGGCTGGTGGACGTCGTGTTCCGCTCCCCGGGCCGGCCCGCCGGGTGGCCGCGGTTCAAGGAGGACGGCCTGCGGCCCGAGCTGGTCCCGGTCGCCGAGCTGCCCCGGCTGGACCTGCACCCGCCGATCGCGGCGCAGCTGGCCGAACTGCACGAGGTCCGCGAATCCGGCCCGCCGAAGTACCTGCGGAACGAACACCGGACGCCCGTGCGGCCGTGAGTTCCGCGGGAACCGGGCACGGCCGTCGCCCGGCCGGGCTAACGTAGCGGCGTGTCGAGGACGGAACCGACCGAGCTGCCCGCGGTCCACGAGTCGTGGCTGCCGCGCGAGCACCCGATGCACCGGCCGCGGCACGGCAGGCGCCAGCTCACCGCCCTGGTGTGCGCGCTGCTGTTCCTCACCGCGCCCGCCACCACCTGGGTGTTCGGCGCGCGGGCGGAGCAGCTGGAGAACCGGCCGCTGGCGGAGTTCCCGAGCATCACCGACGGCTGGGGCTTCCTCACCGGGCTGTCCCCGTGGGCCGCGGAGAACCTGCCGTTCCGCGGGACCGCGGTCCGGTCGGTGCACAGCATCAGCCAGGGGGTGTTCGGCGAGCAGGCGCGGTTGGAGTCGGGGACGCACAGCTCGCCCACCGGCACCGGGAGCGACCAGCAGCAGGTCCGGCAGCCGCTGAACGAGAACGTGTTCCCGAAGGTCATCGAAGGCCGGGCGGGCTGGCTCTACCTCGGCCACGACGTCGCCTACCCGTGCACGCCGAAGCGCAGCCTGGACGAGGTGATCGCCGGATTGCGGCGCTGGCGCCAGGTCGTGGAGGCATCCGGGCGGAAGTTCCAGCTGGTCATCGCGCCGGACAAGTCGACGATGTACCCGGCGAACCTGCCGCCGCAGTACGCGGGCAAGGACTGCTCCTCGCGGGCCAGGGAGGAGTTCTGGCGGCGGCTGCCCACCGCGACCGGCGCGATCGACATGCGGGACCCGCTGCGCGAATCCGCCGACCGCAACGGCCGGGCGATCTACCACGACATCGACACGCACTGGACCCACGAGGGCGGCATCACGATGGTGTACCAGCTGGCGGAGCGGCTGTCCCCGGGCAGCACCGCCACCTGGAAGGTGCAGCCCGGCAGGCAGTACCCGCACTCCGCCGACATCCCCGACCTGCTCGGCCAGCGCCGCACCGTGCCCATCCAGGCCTACTCGCTGGCGCCGGACGGCGGCGCGGACCACACCCGATTCGAACCCAGCGACTTCCACGAGCCGCTGCACCTGAAGTCGATGCCGCGGGCCGGCATGATCGCCGAGCCGACGCGGATGGTGGGCGACTCGTTCACCCAGTTCGCCAGCCCGTACCTGGCCGCGACGTTCGCCGACATCGGCATCGTGCACCCGGAGGAGGTCGCGAAGCGACCGCGGGAGACGGCGGCGCTGCTCGCGGAGGGCGACGTGGTGACCTTCGAGCTGTCCGAGCGGTTCGTCTCCGGCGGCCGTTACGACCTGCTCGACCCGGCGGTCGCCGACCAAGTGGGGGCAGTGCTCGCCGCCGACCCGCGTTGAAGGTTCCCCCCCGCTCCTGTTGCTCAGGGCCGGGGTGGCGGAACCTCAGCGGGTGGTCCGGTTGCTCGGGTGGTCGGCGGTTCAGCGGTTTCGCCGCTGACAGGAAACGGACACGACCCGCCGGGCGGGTTCGCAGCGGTGCGTTCACCGGGTGGCGTTGCGGACGGCCGTGACGGCCGCGCCGAGGAAGCCCAGGTTGAACACCAGGTGCACGCCCACCAGCACTCGCGCCACCTGCGAGGAGGCGTGCACGTCGCCGAAACCGACCGTGCTGGTGATCGACAGCGCGAAGTACAGCGCATCCACCTTGGTGCGCAGCGCGGCGATCGACCCCGGCCAGTGCGCGTTCAGCCCGCAGTACACCGCGGCGAAGAACAGCACCGCCAGGTACAGCGAGGTCAGCACCCCGGTCAGCGCCACGCCCCCGGAGCGGAACCGGCGGACCTGGCGCACGATCACCGCGGCCACCGCGACCAGGCCCGCCGCGAACGCGCCGACGAACGCCCAGGTGCTGCGGACGTCGAACACGCCCAGCGGCAGCGCGAAGTACACCGCGGTGCTCGCGGCGACGGCCAGCACGGTCCCCGCCGTCCGGCGCAGCAGGCCCCGCTCCGAGGAGAACACCCGCTCAGCGTGCGTGTCCCCGACGGCCTCCGCCGGACGATCGGACGGCGATGGCGGGCCGGATCCCGCCGGTCAGGCCGCCGCGGGAGCGCGGGAGACCCGGCGCAGCCGGACGTTGCCGACCGCCCGGCACACCAGGTAGATCGCGAACGACAGGATCGTCACGAACGCGCTCACCGGAGCGCCCGGCGCCAGCGACAGCACGATGCCGCCCAGCACCGCGACCTCGGCGAACACCACGGCCAGCACCGTGGACAGCAGCGGGCTCGCGGTCACCCGCGCCGCCGCGGCGCCCGGCGTCACCATCAGCGCCAGCACCAGCAGCGCCCCGACCGTGTAGACGCCGAGCGCGGTCGCCACGCCCACCAGCACCGCGAACAGCGGGGTGAGCAGCCGGGCGGGCACGCCCCGCGCCGCGGCCACGTCCGGGTCGACGCTGGCGAACAGCAGCGGCCGGTACACCACGGCCAGCACCACCAGCACCACCGCGGCACTGCCGCCGAGCAGCGCCACGTCGGCCGAGTCGACGCCGACGATCTGCCCGATGAGCAGGCTGAACTTGTTCGAGGTGCGCTCCGGGTTCATCCACAGCAGCAGCACCCCGAGGCCGAGGCCGAACGACAGGATCGCGCCGATCACCGAGTCCCGTTCCCCGCCGCGCTGCCCGAGGAACCCGAGCAGCAGCGCCGCGACCACCGCGCCGCCGAGCGCCCCGGCTCCGACGCTCGCGCCGAACAGCAGGGCGGCGGCCGCGCCGGTGAACGCGAGCTCCGCGGTGCCGTGCACGGCGAAGGACATCTTCCGCGCCACCACCAGCGGCGCCAGCGCCCCCGACACCAGGCCGAGCGCGGCCGCGGCCAGCAGCGCCTGCTGCACGAACGGGTAGCCGAGCAGGTTCCCGGTCAGCTCGAAGTCGAAGAACCGGCTCAGCGCGTCCAGCAGGGTGTTCATGAGGTGGTCTCCGCGTCGACGTGGTGGTGATCGACTTCGTCGGTGCCGGTGACGACGAGCCTGCCGCCGACCCGGGCGACCTCGACGTCC includes:
- a CDS encoding metal ABC transporter permease encodes the protein MNTLLDALSRFFDFELTGNLLGYPFVQQALLAAAALGLVSGALAPLVVARKMSFAVHGTAELAFTGAAAALLFGASVGAGALGGAVVAALLLGFLGQRGGERDSVIGAILSFGLGLGVLLLWMNPERTSNKFSLLIGQIVGVDSADVALLGGSAAVVLVVLAVVYRPLLFASVDPDVAAARGVPARLLTPLFAVLVGVATALGVYTVGALLVLALMVTPGAAAARVTASPLLSTVLAVVFAEVAVLGGIVLSLAPGAPVSAFVTILSFAIYLVCRAVGNVRLRRVSRAPAAA
- a CDS encoding MBOAT family O-acyltransferase → MYFSTPLFLWYFLPVVLAAVLIAPRSARNAIVAVASLVFYASGAGGTTLLLLACIVVNFLAGKSLEPGAEHPYRRALLIGAVSFDLLVLVVWKYAGFATEQLATLTRWFGGDFPVLQLALPIGISFYTFHHISYVVDVYRGERPALRNPVGFVTYIAMFPQLVAGPIVRYREIADQLPQQRTHRLDDVAAGFPRFAWGLTKKVVVADTLAPMVDACFATPAEDMSFAVAWLGAIGYTVQLYFDFSGYSDMAIGLGRMLGFRLPENFARPYSSVTVTEFWRRWHMSLSRWFRDYVYIPLGGNRRGTGRTYLNLAIIFVLTGFWHGAAWTYLVWGLFHGALLVVERATGHDSAPADRWARLGRRALTLLLVVLGWVFFRAPDLGTAFTMIGHMLLPDLSGLTDLVAASVTHQRVFFLLVALVVVLLPASTGTGAFLESVRSRQANALRAAVMTAGLLYSGLLVATGSFSPFLYYQF
- a CDS encoding alginate O-acetyltransferase AlgX-related protein, which encodes MSRTEPTELPAVHESWLPREHPMHRPRHGRRQLTALVCALLFLTAPATTWVFGARAEQLENRPLAEFPSITDGWGFLTGLSPWAAENLPFRGTAVRSVHSISQGVFGEQARLESGTHSSPTGTGSDQQQVRQPLNENVFPKVIEGRAGWLYLGHDVAYPCTPKRSLDEVIAGLRRWRQVVEASGRKFQLVIAPDKSTMYPANLPPQYAGKDCSSRAREEFWRRLPTATGAIDMRDPLRESADRNGRAIYHDIDTHWTHEGGITMVYQLAERLSPGSTATWKVQPGRQYPHSADIPDLLGQRRTVPIQAYSLAPDGGADHTRFEPSDFHEPLHLKSMPRAGMIAEPTRMVGDSFTQFASPYLAATFADIGIVHPEEVAKRPRETAALLAEGDVVTFELSERFVSGGRYDLLDPAVADQVGAVLAADPR
- a CDS encoding ion channel: MFSSERGLLRRTAGTVLAVAASTAVYFALPLGVFDVRSTWAFVGAFAAGLVAVAAVIVRQVRRFRSGGVALTGVLTSLYLAVLFFAAVYCGLNAHWPGSIAALRTKVDALYFALSITSTVGFGDVHASSQVARVLVGVHLVFNLGFLGAAVTAVRNATR
- a CDS encoding NUDIX hydrolase, with the translated sequence MSHIHVLLRSSAAVFFGDRVLLVRRREHDDLVLPGGTPRPGEDFHACVRRELREETDMLIDPGTCALIVETVRPFAERLVDVVFRSPGRPAGWPRFKEDGLRPELVPVAELPRLDLHPPIAAQLAELHEVRESGPPKYLRNEHRTPVRP